In a single window of the Carassius carassius chromosome 26, fCarCar2.1, whole genome shotgun sequence genome:
- the LOC132106098 gene encoding uncharacterized protein LOC132106098, producing MEDTVFDESSTYTSNQCSDVTYEPDVTQESIEKVCQPLYKARKYMVYEENLLQLFRKCQACCHTCTVEKFVNGTFVSITQICSHCLQKTKWNSQPHIQSTPAGNLHLSAAVAFSGASYIQIHKVLTALCLECICPRTFFNHQKTFLQPTILSHWRTEQNTMLEMARHSGKAVVLGGDMRADSPGHCAKYGSYTMMNLEDNKVVDIQLIQSNEVGASQRMERKGFLRSLQFLESAGLRVGAIVTDRHPSIQKYLREQRPDIKHYFDTWHVSKGLAKKIDALGKECSCGEVLDWRRSIIKHLYWCASSSKTGEEAVEKWKSVTNHVQNVHHHNSDLFPVCAHPPLEMRAWLTPSKDFVDS from the exons ATGGAAGACACTGTGTTCGATGAGAGCTCAACATACACGTCAAACCAGTGTTCAGATGTCACCTATGAGCCTGATGTCACTCAAGAGAGCATTGAAAA GGTTTGCCAACCACTATACAAAGCCAGGAAATACATGGTGTATGAAGAGAATTTGCTACAGCTGTTTCGGAAGTGTCAAGCATGCTGCCATACCTGCACAGTTGAGAAATTTGTAAATGGGACATTTGTATCCATCACACAG ATCTGTTCACACTGCCTCCAAAAAACAAAGTGGAACAGCCAGCCACACATCCAGAGTACACCAGCTGGGAATTTGCATTTGTCGGCAGCAGTAGCCTTCAGTGGGGCTTCATACATACAGATCCACAAG GTACTGACAGCACTCTGTCTGGAATGTATATGtcccaggacattttttaatcatCAGAAGACCTTTCTCCAGCCAACAATTTTATCGCACTGGAGGACTGAACAAAACACAATGCTGGAGATGGCAAGGCATTCTGGAAAGGCCGTTGTCTTGGGTGGTGACATGAGAGCTGATTCCCCAG GACACTGTGCCAAGTATGGAAGCTACACGATGATGAACCTGGAAGACAACAAGGTGGTGGACATTCAGTTAATCCAG AGTAATGAAGTGGGTGCAAGTCAACGAATGGAACGCAAAGGTTTTTTGAGAAGCCTCCAGTTCCTGGAATCAGCAGGGTTAAGAGTTGGTGCTATCGTCACAGATCGGCATCCTTCAATACAAAAGTATCTGAGAGAGCAGCGACCTGATATCAAGCATTACTTCGATACTTGGCATGTCTCAAAGG GTCTCGCCAAGAAGATCGATGCACTAGGGAAAGAGTGTAGTTGTGGAGAGGTTCTGGACTGGAGGAGAAGTATCATCAAACACCTTTACTGGTGTGCATCCTCTTCCAAGACAGGAGAAGAAGCCGTGGAAAAATGGAAGTCTGTCACCAACCACGTCCAAAATGTGCACCACCATAACAGTGACTTGTTCCCAGTCTGCGCCCACCCACCTCTTGAGATGCGAGCTTGGCTGACACCAAGTAAGGATTTTGTTGATTCCTAA
- the LOC132106031 gene encoding zinc finger protein 883-like isoform X1, giving the protein MEFVKEEIEENTSEMKHEEPETCRIKQEEPETCRIKDEELETLIIKREEPETWRIKQEEQGEFIEESEENKKWIEVEEKNHVKTGEKPLSCSQTKQKNLKKRRAKKPYTCDQCNKTFLRASNLKSHLTVHTKEKPYSCYSCGKSFSRFSNLKKHQKIHTGMREYMCFECENTFTSASSLKRHERIHTGEKPYKCSHCDKRFTQSTHLKTHEKIHTGEKPYKCPHCNKGFSDSGDLKTHEMFHTGENPNKCSHCDKRFNRSTDLKTHERIHTGEKPYKCSLCDKRFKQSSHLKTHERIHTGEKPYKCSHCDKIFNRSANLKTHERIHTEEKPYKCSHCDKRFNSSSSLKRHERIHTGEKPYTCDQCGKNFAQKRNLTEHMKVHTGEKPYTCDQCEKCFTRLSHLKDHLNIHTGEKPCSFDQCDETFLRASDLKKHLTVHTKEKPYSCCLCGKSFSRFSNLKKHQKIHTGVREYMCFECGKTFNSMTCLKRHERIHTGEKPYKCLHCDKRFNHSTHMKTHERIHTGVKPYKCSHCDMRFNNSTHLKRHNRIHTGEKPYECSHCDKRYSQSIHLKIHEMIHTGEKPYECSHCDKRFSQSIHLKIHERIHTGEKLYYCTECGKRFSHLSALQRHTKNYHSKAQYKRRCI; this is encoded by the exons atgGAGTTTGTTAAAGAGGAGATTGAGGAGAACACGAGTGAAAtgaaacacgaggaaccagaaacctgcagaataaaacaagaggaaccagaaacctgcagAATAAAAGACGAGGAACTAGAAACGTTGATAATAAAAcgagaggaaccagaaacctggagaataaaacaagaggaacaagGAG AGTTTATTGAAGAAAGTGAGGAGAACAAAAAATGGATTGAAGTTGAGGAGAAAAATCATGTCaaaactggagaaaaaccttTGAGCTGCTCTCAAACCAAACAgaaaaatttaaagaaaagaagAGCCAAGAAACCGTACACTTGTGATCagtgtaataaaacatttttgagaGCTTCAAACCTGAAGAGCCATCTGACAGTTCATACAAAGGAGAAACCGTATTCATGTTATtcgtgtggaaagagtttttcacgtttttcaaatttgaaaaaacatcagaaaatacatactggtatgagagagtacatgtgctttgagtgtgaaaacACTTTTACTTCAGCGAGCAGTTTAAAACggcacgagaggatccacactggagaaaaaccttataagtgttcacactgtgacaagagattcactcagtcaacacatctgaaaacacatgagaagatccacactggagagaaaccttataagtgtccACACTGCAACAAGGGATTTAGTGATTCAGGAGACCTAAAAACACATGAGATGTTCCATACTGGAGAGAACCCaaataagtgttcacactgtgacaagagattcaataGGTCAACAgacctgaaaacacatgagaggatccacactggagagaaaccttacaagtgttcactttgtgacaagagattcaaacAGTCATCACATctaaaaacacatgagaggatccacactggagagaaaccttataagtgttcacactgtgacaagataTTCAATAGGTCAGCAaacctgaaaacacatgagaggatccacactgaagagaaaccttacaagtgttcacactgtgacaagagattcaatagttcatcaagtctgaaaagacatgagaggatccacactggagagaaaccatacacatgtgatcagtgcggaaAGAATTTCGCACAAAAAAGGAATCTTACAGAGCATATGAaagttcatactggagagaaaccatacactTGTGATCAGTGTGAGAAGTGTTTCACACGCTTATCACATCTTAAGGATCACttgaacatccacactggagagaaaccgtgtTCATTTGATCAATGTGATGAAACATTTTTGAGAGCTTCAGACCTGAAGAAACACCTGACAGTTCATACAAAGGAGAAGCCATATTCATGTTgtttgtgtggaaagagtttttcacgtttttcaaatttgaaaaaacatcagaaaatacatactggtgtgagagagtacatgtgctttgagtgtggaAAGACTTTTAATTCCATGACCTGTTTAAAAcgacatgagaggatccacactggagaaaaaccctACAAGTGTTtgcactgtgacaagagattcaatcaTTCAACACatatgaaaacacatgagaggatccacactggagtcaaaccttacaagtgttcacactgtgacatgaGATTCAATAATTCAACACATCTGAAAAGACACAAtcggatccacactggagaaaaaccttatGAGTGTTCACACTGCGACAAGAGATACAGTCAGTCAATACATCTGAAAatacatgagatgatccacaccggagagaaaccttatgagtgttcacactgcgacaagagattcagtcagtcaataCACCTGAAAATACATGAGAGGATCCATACTGGAGAAAAACTGTATTACTGCACTGAATGTGGGAAGCGCTTCAGTCATTTATCTGCTCTACAGAGGCATACAAAAAACTATCACAGTAAGGCCCAGTACAAACGGAGGTGCATTTAg
- the LOC132106031 gene encoding zinc finger protein 271-like isoform X2 — translation MHREEYQLKMVFVKEEIEENTSEIKEEPENWRIKEEEPETLIIKEEEPETWKIKHEDRGEFIEESEENKKWIEVEEKNHVKTGEKPLSCSQTKQKNLKKRRAKKPYTCDQCNKTFLRASNLKSHLTVHTKEKPYSCYSCGKSFSRFSNLKKHQKIHTGMREYMCFECENTFTSASSLKRHERIHTGEKPYKCSHCDKRFTQSTHLKTHEKIHTGEKPYKCPHCNKGFSDSGDLKTHEMFHTGENPNKCSHCDKRFNRSTDLKTHERIHTGEKPYKCSLCDKRFKQSSHLKTHERIHTGEKPYKCSHCDKIFNRSANLKTHERIHTEEKPYKCSHCDKRFNSSSSLKRHERIHTGEKPYTCDQCGKNFAQKRNLTEHMKVHTGEKPYTCDQCEKCFTRLSHLKDHLNIHTGEKPCSFDQCDETFLRASDLKKHLTVHTKEKPYSCCLCGKSFSRFSNLKKHQKIHTGVREYMCFECGKTFNSMTCLKRHERIHTGEKPYKCLHCDKRFNHSTHMKTHERIHTGVKPYKCSHCDMRFNNSTHLKRHNRIHTGEKPYECSHCDKRYSQSIHLKIHEMIHTGEKPYECSHCDKRFSQSIHLKIHERIHTGEKLYYCTECGKRFSHLSALQRHTKNYHSKAQYKRRCI, via the coding sequence AGTTTATTGAAGAAAGTGAGGAGAACAAAAAATGGATTGAAGTTGAGGAGAAAAATCATGTCaaaactggagaaaaaccttTGAGCTGCTCTCAAACCAAACAgaaaaatttaaagaaaagaagAGCCAAGAAACCGTACACTTGTGATCagtgtaataaaacatttttgagaGCTTCAAACCTGAAGAGCCATCTGACAGTTCATACAAAGGAGAAACCGTATTCATGTTATtcgtgtggaaagagtttttcacgtttttcaaatttgaaaaaacatcagaaaatacatactggtatgagagagtacatgtgctttgagtgtgaaaacACTTTTACTTCAGCGAGCAGTTTAAAACggcacgagaggatccacactggagaaaaaccttataagtgttcacactgtgacaagagattcactcagtcaacacatctgaaaacacatgagaagatccacactggagagaaaccttataagtgtccACACTGCAACAAGGGATTTAGTGATTCAGGAGACCTAAAAACACATGAGATGTTCCATACTGGAGAGAACCCaaataagtgttcacactgtgacaagagattcaataGGTCAACAgacctgaaaacacatgagaggatccacactggagagaaaccttacaagtgttcactttgtgacaagagattcaaacAGTCATCACATctaaaaacacatgagaggatccacactggagagaaaccttataagtgttcacactgtgacaagataTTCAATAGGTCAGCAaacctgaaaacacatgagaggatccacactgaagagaaaccttacaagtgttcacactgtgacaagagattcaatagttcatcaagtctgaaaagacatgagaggatccacactggagagaaaccatacacatgtgatcagtgcggaaAGAATTTCGCACAAAAAAGGAATCTTACAGAGCATATGAaagttcatactggagagaaaccatacactTGTGATCAGTGTGAGAAGTGTTTCACACGCTTATCACATCTTAAGGATCACttgaacatccacactggagagaaaccgtgtTCATTTGATCAATGTGATGAAACATTTTTGAGAGCTTCAGACCTGAAGAAACACCTGACAGTTCATACAAAGGAGAAGCCATATTCATGTTgtttgtgtggaaagagtttttcacgtttttcaaatttgaaaaaacatcagaaaatacatactggtgtgagagagtacatgtgctttgagtgtggaAAGACTTTTAATTCCATGACCTGTTTAAAAcgacatgagaggatccacactggagaaaaaccctACAAGTGTTtgcactgtgacaagagattcaatcaTTCAACACatatgaaaacacatgagaggatccacactggagtcaaaccttacaagtgttcacactgtgacatgaGATTCAATAATTCAACACATCTGAAAAGACACAAtcggatccacactggagaaaaaccttatGAGTGTTCACACTGCGACAAGAGATACAGTCAGTCAATACATCTGAAAatacatgagatgatccacaccggagagaaaccttatgagtgttcacactgcgacaagagattcagtcagtcaataCACCTGAAAATACATGAGAGGATCCATACTGGAGAAAAACTGTATTACTGCACTGAATGTGGGAAGCGCTTCAGTCATTTATCTGCTCTACAGAGGCATACAAAAAACTATCACAGTAAGGCCCAGTACAAACGGAGGTGCATTTAg